The segment AAGAAGGAAATTGAGTTTTCATAAGATGTAACCTCTTTTCCTTGGACCATCGTATTTTAGTCAAGAGATGACTTCATAAATAATTGGGTTCCTTGGGCCATAAGTAAGCCCAGTAATACCCAGAGCAAAGGTAAGGTAGTACCACCGAAAGAATCGCTTAATTGATTACTAAAAATATATGACAAGATACCGAAAACTAGGCCTACGGCAGTTGCCTGTTGGTCTAGAGACAGTTTGCGGCTGGTTTTTAATACATAGTAAGACAAGAAAAGGATGCTTTCTAAGAAAGATGTAAAAGCAAAAAGACCGAAACGACCTAGGGTTAGGTAATACTCAATAAAAACATTGTGCGCATGATTGATGCCCAAATGCGTTTCCGTATTTCCTGCGCCAATGCCAAAGTTAGGATACCCTTTTACAAGCGTTAATGCTTCGTGCCATATTTCCTGACGAATGATAAGAGTTCGGTATTCTTCCGGGTTAGCTAATACAAGTTGGAGGTTTCTAAAAGTCTCGGGAACTAATTCTAATAGTAAGAAAAAAGCGGCTGCCCCGATGCAAGAGACCGCTATGAGGGTGCCAAGCAGGGACCACATTCTTTGAGAATACTTATGTTTAAAGGTATTCATAATTAATAGGGTGGCAGGACCTAATACACCGGCGATAAGTAAATTGGTTTTTGATCCGCTGATGACCAACCCTCCTGCCAGTAATAATGTCACTATCCACTGCTTGATTTTACGAAAATCTAATGAAAGATGTGCACAAGCTGCCGGAAATAAGGCCGCCAGCATCATGCCGAATTGATTAGGGTGCAAAAGAAATCCTTGTGCCCTATTAAACTGGTTTAGAGTAACCTCGCCTAACGGCGCAAATAAAAAGCCTGCAAAAGCGAAAATTACGGATAAAACTGCTCCTGTCACGGTCACCCGCAAAAGAAAACGAATCCAATCATAACTGAAAGAGGCCCCTAGGAATACCAGTAAAATTGCCAGGCCCATTAAATAACTTACTTGAAATTTTAGAGCTTCTACTATATTGACAGCGTTGGACATTGATAAGAAACCTGCGGTTAAAATAAGA is part of the Metallumcola ferriviriculae genome and harbors:
- a CDS encoding O-antigen ligase family protein, with the translated sequence MRDKNAIVSLTMENGKIFLVVKLSMIGYLTGLLAFFLWVGRPFYFSGVGMQITHSMTLLLILVFALNKLMSNNLELCRLPSPILIHVIWLFASIVLILTAGFLSMSNAVNIVEALKFQVSYLMGLAILLVFLGASFSYDWIRFLLRVTVTGAVLSVIFAFAGFLFAPLGEVTLNQFNRAQGFLLHPNQFGMMLAALFPAACAHLSLDFRKIKQWIVTLLLAGGLVISGSKTNLLIAGVLGPATLLIMNTFKHKYSQRMWSLLGTLIAVSCIGAAAFFLLLELVPETFRNLQLVLANPEEYRTLIIRQEIWHEALTLVKGYPNFGIGAGNTETHLGINHAHNVFIEYYLTLGRFGLFAFTSFLESILFLSYYVLKTSRKLSLDQQATAVGLVFGILSYIFSNQLSDSFGGTTLPLLWVLLGLLMAQGTQLFMKSSLD